CGCTCTCCGCGCCGGTGCTCCATCCCGGGTAGGCGGCGCGGTCGATCCGCAGGTCGGCGTTGGGACGCCGGCCGTTGGTCTCCGGCGCGCCTTCGGGGCGCGGCACGGCGCCGGCCCCCATCGAAAACCAGCTGCTCATCTTACCTTGCACGGAACGGGACAGCGGACAGCCGGGGCGCCCCCGGAGCGTTCCCGGGGCCTGTCCGGGAGCCGCTTACTTGTGCCGGAACGTGATCCGGCCTCGCGACAGGTCGTACGGCGACATGCTGAGGGTGACGCGGTCCCCTTCAAGCACGCGGATTTTGAACTTCCCCATCTTGCCGGCCGCATAGCAGAGCACGACGTGCCCGTTCTCGAGCTTCACGCGGTACTTGCGGTCCGGGAGCACCTCGCTCACCAGCCCTTCCACCTCGATTCCTTCTTCCTTAGCCAATTGTAGCCTTTTCGCTGAAGAAAATCCAATGCACGAAAAAGCCCGCGGCATGCGTCAAGCGGTGACGCGCGCCGCGAGCTGTGTGCAGGCCGAACGCGCCGGCCTCGTGCGCGGGTGTTACCCCGGCCTTTAAAGATAGCGTCTACAAGGGATCGGCACAACGACCCTGCACCTCAACCGCGAGCAGAAACCTGCTTTACGACTCGTCTGACGGGACCGCGGCGCGCGGAGCGGACGTGCTCGCCGCGATGCTGCGCGAGCGCACGACGGACCTGCGGCGCGTGGGTCTCGATGAGTTCCGCGAATGGCTCGGCCGGCAGCTTCCCGGCTGGCGTCTCGATCCGGTCTTTGCGCAGCGCGAGCGGATCCGTGACCTGCGCCGCGCATCCCCGCGCCTGCGTGCGCTGGAGCGCGAGCGGCGGCGCGCAGCCAGGGCGGACGCGGACCCGCCTCACGGTGAGCGGCTGCGCCAGGTGGAGGAGGAGCTGAGCGGCGTTGGCAAGGCGGTCGCGGGGCTGACGGCCGCGC
This genomic window from Longimicrobium sp. contains:
- the infA gene encoding translation initiation factor IF-1 produces the protein MAKEEGIEVEGLVSEVLPDRKYRVKLENGHVVLCYAAGKMGKFKIRVLEGDRVTLSMSPYDLSRGRITFRHK